One window from the genome of Microcebus murinus isolate Inina chromosome X, M.murinus_Inina_mat1.0, whole genome shotgun sequence encodes:
- the BPIFA3 gene encoding BPI fold-containing family A member 3 isoform X1, protein MCPFWRLLTLLGLLALPSTLNKQPQPALAKAHIDSKPTLAKIIAQGLIKYNVESRIQNIHLLDSLNAPGQVAPGMVGWLIGGRKLQQRQYISINITHIQLDYGGIQMSFHKEQFSANISLEFDIELRPAFSNIIQMHAHMNLIVAFWLETDEFGRRDLVIGKCHTEPSSVLVTIPPEAIPPKMKHVLFNLKENLEKVIPHLVEGQVCPLICEILGRLDVKLLKSLMGECLVHPRRTLQHWKVAKRE, encoded by the exons ATGTGCCCATTCTGGAGGCTCCTCACCCTCCTCGGATTGCTGGCCTTGCCCTCAACACTGAACAAGCAGCCACAGCCTGCCCTGGCCAAGGCCCACATAGACAGCAAACCTACCCTGGCAAAAA TTATTGCCCAGGGCCTCATAAAGTACAACGTAGAAAGTCGAATCCAGAACATCCACCTTTTGGACAGTCTAAATGCCCCAGGGCAGGTGGCCCCAGGGATGGTGGGCTGGCTAATTGGTGGCAGGAAACTCCAGCAGCGGCAATATATCAG CATCAACATCACCCACATTCAGCTGGACTATGGTGGGATCCAGATGTCTTTCCATAAGGAGCAGTTCTCTGCAAACATCTCACTTGAATTCGACATTGAATTGAGACC GGCCTTCAGTAACATCATACAGATGCACGCACACATGAACCTCATCGTGGCGTTCTGGCTGGAGACAGATGAGTTTGGCCGAAGAGATCTGGTGATAGGCAAATGCCACACAGAGCCCAGCAGTGTCCTCGTGACCATCCCCCCTGA GGCCATTCCACCAAAGATGAAGCACGTGCTCTTCAACTTAAAAGAGAACCTGGAAAAAGTTATCCCACACCTGGTAGAAGGTCAG GTATGTCCTCTGATCTGTGAAATCCTTGGGCGGTTGGATGTGAAACTGTTGAAAAGCCTCATGGGTGAGTGTCTGGTCCATCCAAGGAGGACTCTTCAGCATTGGAAAGTGGCTAAAAGAG AATAG
- the BPIFA3 gene encoding BPI fold-containing family A member 3 isoform X2 yields the protein MCPFWRLLTLLGLLALPSTLNKQPQPALAKAHIDSKPTLAKIIAQGLIKYNVESRIQNIHLLDSLNAPGQVAPGMVGWLIGGRKLQQRQYISINITHIQLDYGGIQMSFHKEQFSANISLEFDIELRPAIPPKMKHVLFNLKENLEKVIPHLVEGQVCPLICEILGRLDVKLLKSLMGECLVHPRRTLQHWKVAKRE from the exons ATGTGCCCATTCTGGAGGCTCCTCACCCTCCTCGGATTGCTGGCCTTGCCCTCAACACTGAACAAGCAGCCACAGCCTGCCCTGGCCAAGGCCCACATAGACAGCAAACCTACCCTGGCAAAAA TTATTGCCCAGGGCCTCATAAAGTACAACGTAGAAAGTCGAATCCAGAACATCCACCTTTTGGACAGTCTAAATGCCCCAGGGCAGGTGGCCCCAGGGATGGTGGGCTGGCTAATTGGTGGCAGGAAACTCCAGCAGCGGCAATATATCAG CATCAACATCACCCACATTCAGCTGGACTATGGTGGGATCCAGATGTCTTTCCATAAGGAGCAGTTCTCTGCAAACATCTCACTTGAATTCGACATTGAATTGAGACC GGCCATTCCACCAAAGATGAAGCACGTGCTCTTCAACTTAAAAGAGAACCTGGAAAAAGTTATCCCACACCTGGTAGAAGGTCAG GTATGTCCTCTGATCTGTGAAATCCTTGGGCGGTTGGATGTGAAACTGTTGAAAAGCCTCATGGGTGAGTGTCTGGTCCATCCAAGGAGGACTCTTCAGCATTGGAAAGTGGCTAAAAGAG AATAG